The Candidatus Scalindua japonica sequence CGTTACAGGAATAATGTTTACCGCCGGGGTTTTTGCATATTCTGCATAGCCGCCATTTACCTGAAAACCCATAATCCTGAATTCATGGCAGAGACTATCATGAGAATTAAGACAGTATTCACACTTACCACAATTTATACCAGGTGCGACAAGAACACGCTGCCCAATATTTAAGCCTTCAACCGCACTACCAATTCCTGCTATTTCTCCGGCAATTTCGCAACCGAGTATATGTGGCAGCGGTATCGTGATACCCGGCAATCCCTGCCTTACCCAGATATCCAGGTGATTTAATCCACATGCCTTTACTTTAACCAGGACTTCTGAAGAAGAAACCTCTGGTTCCTCAATTTCGGTGTATATTAATTTATCAACGCCACCATGTTCTTTAAAAAGAGTTGCCTTCATTACTCAACTTTCTCAAATGCATCTTTGCCGGCGCCACATGCAGGACATACCCAATCATCCGGCAGGTCTTCAAATGGAGTACCTGGTGCTATATCGTTAACACTGTCTCCTTTTTCCGGGTCATATATATAACCGCAAACTGTACATTCCCATTTTGTCATTTTAATTACCTCCTAGATTATATAATGCCCGTTTCCCAAACGGGCTTACTCCCAGTTATCGGCCCGTTTGGGAAACGGGCGCTACATAGAATTACAGATGGCTGTTGGTGTTAGAAACACACAGCTCATTTTCTTCAAAATATTCTCTTACTCCTGATATTATGTTCCCAATAGCAGTATCAACAGGTTCGTTTATTGACGCACCGGCAGCACGCACGTGCCCGCCACCTCCAAAGTCTGA is a genomic window containing:
- the rd gene encoding rubredoxin, whose protein sequence is MTKWECTVCGYIYDPEKGDSVNDIAPGTPFEDLPDDWVCPACGAGKDAFEKVE